The following coding sequences are from one Streptomyces dengpaensis window:
- a CDS encoding bifunctional serine/threonine-protein kinase/ABC transporter substrate-binding protein, whose protein sequence is MEPLTADDPEDIGGHRLLARLGAGGMGVVHLARMPGGALVALKTIRAEHAVDPAFRTRFRREVTAVRGLTGRWLVPVVAADTEAREPWLATEFVPGPSLVEAVDGFGALPVTAVRTLGSRLADALSAVHDAGLVHRDVKPGNVLLALDGPRLIDFGIAYAAGATALTAPDAVVGTPGFLAPEQAQAAGEVGPASDVFSLGCVMAYAASGRRPFGTGYAAGVLFRTVHEEPDLADVPDELRDLIGACLAKDPTERPTAQEVAAALRDPRISLAREIAEAQREHWLPPAILRVVAERSARALDVPTPRRPTRQPADDDPAADPAADPGFTHPQDARPPSRRRVLLMGSAAASVLAVGGGATAYLTAGRGGQGGALPVHTLGFQADLSGANKANGVAQERGARLAVEQHNARAGITFRLALETVDDRGDATWAKQAAQRLTGAGVSAVLGPNTASAALAAGPLYLAADTGMVLISVDDARLDDARLRTLCVTRAPERYVALPLLSYLTEVQPVDRTAVIDDRAAGPTGSDVTNQVEQNPPQEGTTSVHSVAAESDDFGPAVRAALAAKAQAVVFSGTSPERAARCARALTEAGFSGPRQGTWHIMQPAFLQQAGPAGQDWLFGTPFTDPGSVSRDFQAAHRAKYGTTPGRWSPEAYDAVGLVARALKSLGGSADVQPRSVSPRLFDVTYKGLAKTFHVSTNGVDPLKSGALYFLFQAKGNTFRFLGRYDQVK, encoded by the coding sequence ATGGAGCCTCTGACTGCCGACGACCCCGAGGACATCGGCGGACACCGGCTGCTGGCCCGGCTCGGCGCGGGCGGCATGGGCGTCGTCCACCTCGCGCGTATGCCCGGCGGGGCGCTCGTCGCGCTCAAGACGATCCGAGCCGAGCACGCGGTGGACCCGGCCTTCCGCACTCGGTTCCGCCGCGAGGTGACGGCGGTCCGTGGTCTGACCGGGCGCTGGCTGGTGCCGGTCGTGGCCGCCGACACGGAGGCCCGGGAGCCGTGGCTGGCCACGGAGTTCGTTCCCGGACCGTCCCTGGTCGAGGCGGTCGACGGCTTCGGCGCACTGCCTGTCACCGCCGTACGCACCCTGGGATCCCGGCTGGCCGACGCGCTGAGTGCCGTACACGACGCCGGACTTGTGCACCGCGATGTGAAACCGGGCAACGTGCTCCTCGCCCTGGACGGCCCCCGCCTCATCGACTTCGGCATCGCGTATGCCGCGGGTGCCACCGCGCTCACCGCACCGGACGCCGTTGTCGGCACGCCCGGCTTCCTCGCGCCGGAGCAGGCGCAGGCCGCCGGGGAGGTCGGTCCGGCGAGCGACGTCTTCTCGCTGGGCTGTGTCATGGCGTACGCGGCCTCGGGCCGGCGCCCGTTCGGCACCGGGTACGCGGCGGGCGTCCTCTTCCGCACGGTGCACGAGGAGCCGGACCTGGCGGACGTCCCCGACGAGCTGAGGGACTTGATCGGGGCCTGCCTGGCCAAGGACCCGACCGAGCGGCCCACGGCCCAGGAGGTCGCCGCCGCGCTCCGGGACCCGCGCATCTCCCTCGCGCGGGAGATCGCCGAGGCCCAACGGGAGCACTGGCTGCCGCCCGCGATCCTCCGCGTGGTCGCCGAACGCTCCGCACGGGCGCTGGACGTGCCCACCCCCCGACGCCCCACACGCCAACCCGCGGACGACGACCCGGCCGCCGATCCGGCCGCCGATCCGGGATTCACGCACCCACAGGACGCTCGCCCCCCGAGCCGACGGCGTGTGCTGCTGATGGGAAGCGCCGCGGCCTCCGTGCTCGCCGTCGGCGGCGGGGCCACCGCCTACCTGACGGCCGGGCGAGGCGGCCAGGGCGGCGCGCTTCCCGTACACACCCTCGGCTTCCAGGCCGACCTCAGCGGCGCGAACAAGGCGAACGGCGTGGCGCAGGAGCGCGGGGCGCGGCTCGCCGTGGAGCAGCACAACGCGCGCGCCGGCATCACGTTCCGCCTCGCCCTCGAGACCGTCGACGACCGGGGCGACGCGACGTGGGCCAAACAGGCGGCCCAGCGCCTCACCGGGGCCGGGGTGAGCGCGGTCCTCGGGCCCAACACCGCCTCCGCGGCGCTCGCCGCCGGCCCGCTCTACCTGGCCGCCGACACAGGCATGGTGCTCATCTCCGTGGACGACGCGAGACTCGACGATGCCAGGCTGCGCACCCTGTGCGTCACCCGCGCCCCGGAGCGCTACGTGGCGCTCCCGCTGCTCTCGTACCTGACCGAGGTACAACCGGTCGACCGCACGGCCGTCATCGATGACCGGGCAGCGGGCCCGACGGGCTCGGACGTCACCAACCAAGTCGAGCAGAACCCGCCCCAGGAGGGCACGACCAGCGTCCACTCCGTGGCCGCCGAGAGCGACGACTTCGGCCCCGCCGTCCGCGCCGCCCTCGCCGCCAAGGCACAGGCCGTCGTCTTCAGCGGCACATCCCCCGAACGCGCCGCCCGCTGCGCGCGCGCACTCACCGAGGCGGGCTTCTCCGGACCGCGCCAGGGCACCTGGCACATCATGCAGCCGGCCTTTCTCCAGCAGGCCGGACCCGCGGGCCAGGACTGGCTGTTCGGCACCCCCTTCACCGACCCCGGCAGCGTGTCCCGCGACTTCCAGGCCGCCCACCGCGCGAAGTACGGCACCACACCGGGCCGCTGGTCCCCGGAGGCGTACGACGCGGTAGGACTGGTCGCCCGCGCCCTCAAGTCGCTGGGCGGCTCGGCCGACGTCCAGCCACGATCCGTATCGCCGCGACTCTTCGACGTCACCTACAAGGGACTCGCCAAGACCTTCCACGTCAGCACCAACGGCGTCGACCCCCTGAAGTCCGGCGCGTTGTACTTCCTGTTCCAGGCGAAAGGGAACACCTTCCGCTTCCTGGGACGCTACGACCAGGTCAAGTGA
- a CDS encoding phosphoribosyltransferase codes for MRYDDRTDAGRRLARRLEYLRGEDVVVLGLPRGGVPVAYEVARGLDAPLDVLVVRKLGVPWQPELGFGAIGEQGVRVLNQDILDETGLSTDRQEAVEQTERAELERRVSRYRAERVPVPVAGRTVVIVDDGLATGATAEAACRVVRNQGAARIILAIPVGPERTLPHLDAVADQVVCLQAIRYFGSVGAWYHDFAQTSDTEVAALLARADRPTTTAPLPDTPGDPPPDRDVEVPAEHVRLAALLALPDAARAVVAFAHGSGSSRHSPRNQYVATALNRARLGTLLLDLLTEDEEGDRGNVFDVLLLARRLEAAADWLRRETDLPVCYFGASTGAGAALEAAADDNIQAIVSRGGRPDLATPAALARVRAPTLLIVGSRDTQVLSLNRLAADRMHCEHQLAVVPGATHLFTEPGALDTVAELARDWFTTHAARPDADVPPRRSA; via the coding sequence TACGAGGTGGCCCGGGGCCTCGACGCGCCGCTGGACGTGCTCGTGGTGCGCAAACTCGGGGTGCCGTGGCAGCCGGAGCTGGGGTTCGGAGCCATCGGCGAGCAGGGCGTACGCGTCCTCAACCAGGACATCCTGGACGAGACCGGGCTGAGCACCGACCGGCAGGAGGCGGTCGAGCAGACGGAGCGAGCCGAATTGGAGCGGCGCGTGAGCCGCTACCGCGCCGAGCGCGTCCCCGTGCCCGTGGCCGGGCGCACCGTGGTGATCGTGGACGACGGTCTCGCCACCGGCGCCACCGCCGAGGCCGCCTGCAGGGTCGTACGGAACCAGGGGGCGGCGCGGATCATCCTCGCCATCCCGGTCGGGCCGGAACGAACCCTGCCGCACCTGGACGCGGTGGCCGACCAGGTCGTCTGTCTGCAGGCGATTCGCTACTTCGGCTCCGTCGGCGCCTGGTACCACGACTTCGCCCAGACCAGCGACACGGAGGTCGCCGCGCTGCTGGCCCGAGCCGACCGCCCCACCACGACGGCTCCGCTCCCGGACACTCCGGGTGATCCCCCGCCGGACCGCGACGTCGAGGTGCCCGCCGAGCACGTACGGCTGGCCGCGCTGCTGGCGCTCCCCGATGCCGCCCGAGCTGTGGTCGCGTTCGCGCACGGCAGCGGCAGCAGTCGGCACAGCCCCCGCAACCAGTACGTCGCCACCGCACTCAACCGCGCCCGCCTGGGCACCCTGCTGCTCGACCTGCTCACCGAAGACGAGGAAGGCGACCGGGGCAACGTCTTCGACGTCCTCCTGCTGGCTCGGCGCCTGGAGGCCGCGGCGGACTGGCTGCGCCGGGAAACCGACCTGCCCGTGTGTTACTTCGGGGCGAGCACGGGCGCGGGCGCCGCCCTGGAGGCCGCCGCCGACGACAACATCCAGGCGATCGTCTCCCGCGGCGGGCGCCCCGACCTGGCCACCCCGGCCGCACTGGCACGGGTGCGGGCCCCGACCCTGCTCATCGTCGGCAGCCGCGACACCCAAGTACTCAGCCTCAACCGGCTCGCCGCGGACCGGATGCACTGCGAACACCAGCTCGCCGTCGTCCCCGGCGCCACCCACCTCTTCACCGAGCCGGGCGCCCTGGACACCGTCGCCGAACTGGCCCGGGACTGGTTCACCACCCACGCCGCACGGCCGGACGCGGACGTGCCGCCGCGCAGATCGGCGTGA